From one Trifolium pratense cultivar HEN17-A07 linkage group LG1, ARS_RC_1.1, whole genome shotgun sequence genomic stretch:
- the LOC123905977 gene encoding LOB domain-containing protein 24-like: protein MIYGRCAACKSQRRRCPSDCIFSPYFPPNDPQKFASVHRIYGGSNVGKMLQQLPYCVREQAANTLYLEAQCRIQDPVYGCVGIISKLYQQIHETEVELAKIQTQIAYYKFQNQQFEAESNLSSLPLPQGNNMEMEHFQWPSQALNYSN, encoded by the exons ATGATTTATGGTAGGTGTGCAGCTTGCAAGAGTCAAAGAAGAAGGTGCCCTTCTGATTGCATTTTCTCTCCCTATTTCCCTCCCAATGATCCTCAAAAATTTGCTTCTGTTCATCGAATCTATGGTGGTAGTAATGTTGGAAAAATGCTTCAG CAATTGCCTTATTGTGTAAGAGAGCAAGCTGCAAATACTTTGTATTTAGAAGCACAATGTAGGATTCAAGATCCGGTTTATGGATGTGTTGGGATTATCTCTAAATTGTATCAACAAATCCATGAAACAGAAGTTGAGTTGGCCAAAATCCAAACTCAAATTGCTTATTATAAATTCCAAAATCAACAATTTGAAGCTGAATCCAACTTAAGTTCTTTGCCACTACCACAGGGTAACAACATGGAGATGGAGCACTTTCAATGGCCTAGTCAAGCTCTTAATTACTCCAATTGA
- the LOC123896256 gene encoding PKS-NRPS hybrid synthetase cheA-like, translating into MPIRGYYNKATKLWRLTVVNGMHNHELDKGLEGHLVAGRLKPQEKDFMDEMTRNAVAPKNILSTLKERDPENKTSAKQVYNARHRYRVKMRASMTEMQHLCKKLDDNKYYYKYRTVVENGVEHLQDIFFAHPRSITLLNSFHTVLMMDSTYKTSKYKMPLFEIVGFTSTEKTFNVAFVWLSNEKEDNFIWALQQLRCLLRSETNLPKVILTDRDLALMNAIPAVFPEAAALVCRFHVKKNVRTKATELVKVRDGEKVKAADMRERVCLAFEDVLDSSTEAEYTENVMAFRKLCERWPKFVRYVEETILDTDKEKLVSAWVDKYMHMGNHTTNRVESAHGVLKSYLTDGLGDLVKGWESIHRMLGNQFTQVQTEFGQNMSVYGHTYRKKTLYSTLMFKVSRRAMRYIHTESKRVEFTGMDNMKCGCLMRTNYGLPCACLIAKKLHHNRPIRLDEVYKHWKIIYFQDEEVGGDVEDDYACTTEWQAIQERLRTADVSMKNEIRDQLRKIAYPTTTDVEPPTTNVKSKGAKKKKVVRGTRSTSRDKSRWEHVEEYFTETQASQSSKPSPSIPSHSRPSSSQPTASNPMPTVSEAPLTVSNPLPLTSSSQIFGINHMPKFMHPFIEDIINVDGDGYCGYRAVALAQRGNEDDFELIRCNMSRELRLNKDMYVAIFGCEERYQYICDALLPPPRTRQLTSIRNSVAPMDKWFTLPDMGHIVATILDRVVVQLSILQNGPCETFFPLRSIPSPNPSSRVICLGALPDHYVLVKLKVGCPIPKSNKSWKQYCAKQSLGWEASFTSAQHKFEEMMSTENVVTVKTVGAGSRETPLVID; encoded by the exons ATGCCTATCCGTGGGTATTACAACAAGGCAACAAAACTATGGCGTTTGACTGTTGTCAACGGTATGCATAACCACGAGTTGGACAAAGGGCTTGAAGGGCATCTCGTGGCGGGGCGTTTGAAACCGCAAGAGAAGGATTTTATGGACGAGATGACAAGGAATGCGGTGGCTCCAAAAAACATATTGTCCACATTAAAGGAGAGAGATCCGGAAAACAAGACCTCTGCAAAGCAAGTGTACAACGCTCGTCATAGGTACAGAGTTAAAATGAGGGCGTCCATGACTGAGATGCAACACTTATGCAAGAAGCTTGATGATAACAAGTACTACTACAAGTATCGGACGGTTGTTGAAAATGGAGTAGAACATCTTCAAGATATATTCTTTGCACATCCGAGGTCCATAACTTTATTGAACTCTTTTCATACTGTGCTGATGATGGACTCCACATACAAAACCAGCAAGTACAAAATGCCGCTGTTTGAGATAGTCGGATTCACTTCGACCGAGAAGACATTCAACGTTGCTTTTGTCTGGCTCAGTAACGAAAAGGAAGACAACTTTATATGGGCTCTGCAACAACTACGTTGTTTGTTAAGGAGTGAGACAAATTTGCCGAAGGTTATCTTGACGGATCGAGATTTAGCTTTGATGAATGCTATTCCGGCTGTGTTTCCAGAAGCGGCGGCGTTGGTTTGTCGGTTCCATGTTAAGAAGAATGTGAGGACCAAGGCAACCGAGCTGGTCAAGGTGAGGGATGGGGAAAAGGTCAAGGCGGCGGACATGAGGGAAAGAGTCTGTTTGGCGTTCGAGGATGTGTTAGATTCGTCTACTGAGGCCGAGTATACTGAAAATGTTATGGCTTTTAGGAAGTTATGTGAGAGGTGGCCAAAATTTGTTCGGTACGTTGAAGAGACAATTTTGGACACCGACAAAGAGAAGCTCGTGAGTGCATGGGTGGACAAGTATATGCACATGGGCAACCATACGACAAATAGAGTCGAAAGCGCACACGGTGTTTTGAAAAGTTACTTGACCGACGGTCTCGGTGATTTGGTGAAGGGTTGGGAATCGATTCACAGAATGTTAGGCAATCAATTCACCCAAGTGCAAACTGAATTTGGCCAGAACATGTCTGTGTATGGACACACATACCGGAAGAAAACACTTTACTCGACTTTGATGTTTAAAGTCTCTAGACGTGCAATGAGATACATCCACACTGAATCAAAAAGAGTCGAGTTTACTGGTATGGATAACATGAAGTGTGGTTGTCTGATGAGGACTAACTACGGGCTGCCATGTGCGTGTTTGATTGCCAAGAAACTGCACCACAATAGGCCTATTAGACTCGATGAGGTTTACAAACATTGGAAGATAATTTATTTCCAAGATGAAGAAGTTGGTGGCGACGTCGAGGACGATTATGCGTGTACGACCGAGTGGCAAGCAATTCAG gaaCGATTGAGGACAGCTGATGTAAGCATGAAAAATGAGATCCGAGATCAACTCCGCAAGATTGCGTATCCTACAACCACCGATGTGGAGCCTCCGACCACAAATGTAAAATCAAAAGGggctaaaaagaaaaaggtggTCCGTGGAACAAGATCCACCAGCAGAGATAAGTCTCGATGGGAGCATGTTGAAGAATATTTCACGGAGACACAAGCGTCGCAATCGTCAAAGCCGTCTCCGTCAATTCCGTCCCACTCAAGgccatcatcatcacaaccTACCGCATCAAACCCTATGCCTACGGTGTCTGAAGCTCCGCTCACTGTGTCCAACCCATTGCCACTAACCTCATCATCTCAAATTTTTGGAATTAACCACATGCCAAAATTCATGCATCCCTTCATTGAAGATATCATCAACGTGGACGGCGACGGCTATTGTGGTTACCGTGCCGTTGCATTGGCTCAGAGAGGCAACGAAGATGATTTTGAACTGATACGGTGCAACATGAGCAGGGAGTTGCGATTGAATAAGGATATGTATGTTGCTATATTTGGTTGCGAGGAGCGTTACCAATATATCTGTGATGCACTACTCCCACCCCCGAGGACGAGACAACTTACTAGTATTAGGAATAGTGTTGCACCGATGGATAAATGGTTCACGTTGCCGGATATGGGACATATCGTGGCCACCATATTGGATAGAGTAGTTGTTCAGCTCTCCATACTTCAAAACGGCCCTTGTGAAACTTTTTTCCCATTGCGTTCCATTCCGTCACCAAACCCGTCTTCAAGGGTTATTTGCCTTGGCGCGTTACCGGATCACTATGTTTTGGTAAAGCTTAAAGTTGGGTGTCCGATacccaaatcaaacaaatcgTGGAAGCAATATTGTGCTAAACAAAGTTTGGGCTGGGAAGCTTCATTCACATCTGCGCAGCATAAGTTCGAGGAGATGATGAGCACCGAGAACGTTGTCACCGTCAAAACAGTTGGTGCAGGCAGTAGAGAAACTCCGTTGGTGATTGACTGA
- the LOC123896265 gene encoding uncharacterized protein LOC123896265 has protein sequence MSSSQTSSPAKNDDTTSSYNSLPQQITIAYPLSTVFPDDIVKTKKTTPKKSSKRSQSTSRVPSESKKRGKCSKSKSTLKTVHTMRELYLDNPATANVDVNVEASDSSKKNLSLELDLTETLGLEKPRSAEKLGETSLENPDVVVDDIGANSKANLVSEMTIDENAGSGLDAANDATASEAHVDISTSVVPDSPNSPVVPVNEKDTETSIPADVTTQDKSKSVRMPDTSEANVIDVESLQFKSTPKAGISRRLRSNTGKDIATPSEATKTKIGPKKRWSKVTVPSESKKKIVKRKTVSSSDSDYEEDQDAGASPEASPLRSAKRKRMAPNVPSVPIDNVSFHCVEYVDRWKFVVKRRMAIERNLTEEFLKCQDIVHLLEEAGLLNTVSKLGNCFDKLTREFLVNIPADCDNPLSPEYLKVYVRGKCVDFSPVVINEYLGRSTAPAAELETSMNEICRTITGDKVKAWPRAGKLSAAKLTTKYALLNKIGAANWVPTTHSNSVATGLAKFIYAVGTGTVFDYGTHIFNATILHGSSTAVKMPIAFPTLICGIILSQHPDICTNSDVPVSRPSALTMDFRLLEGKHAADIAVASLKTPAVGMTKRQMIANLREVSNMLGEKKELVDGVIQALELEQSQVNEDGVGPSHGASHDDDLAGGDTVEEEMASDESPSI, from the coding sequence ATGTCAAGTTCTCAAACTTCTTCTCCCGCAAAGAACGACGACACCACATCTTCGTATAATTCTCTTCCGCAACAAATCACCATCGCCTATCCACTTTCAACGGTGTTTCCTGATGATATAGTGAAGACGAAGAAGACCACACCAAAGAAAAGCTCTAAACGAAGCCAATCGACTTCTCGTGTGCCGTCTGAATCGAAGAAAAGGGGTAAGTGTTCTAAATCTAAATCTACGCTTAAAACGGTTCATACAATGCGTGAATTGTATCTTGATAATCCTGCTACTGCAAATGTTGATGTTAATGTTGAAGCATCTGATTCTAGTAAGAAGAATTTAAGTTTGGAATTGGATTTAACTGAAACCCTAGGGTTAGAAAAACCTAGGTCTGCTGAGAAATTGGGGGAAACCTCCTTGGAAAACcctgatgttgttgttgatgatattgGCGCTAACTCTAAGGCCAATCTTGTGTCTGAGATGACAATTGATGAGAATGCAGGTTCTGGGCTAGATGCTGCaaatgatgctacagcatctgaAGCACATGTTGATATTAGTACCTCTGTAGTCCCTGATTCACCAAACTCTCCTGTGGTTCCTGTTAATGAAAAGGATACTGAAACCTCCATCCCTGCTGATGTCACTACACAAGATAAGAGTAAAAGTGTGAGAATGCCTGATACAAGTGAGGCAAATGTAATTGATGTTGAAAGCCTTCAATTCAAGAGTACTCCTAAGGCTGGTATATCTAGGAGGCTGAGAAGTAATACAGGAAAGGATATAGCTACTCCTTCTGAAGCCACCAAAACTAAAATTGGGCCTAAGAAACGGTGGAGCAAAGTCACTGTACCATCTGAAAGTAAGAAGAAGATTGTGAAGAGAAAAACTGTCTCTTCTAGTGACTCTGATTATGAGGAAGATCAAGATGCTGGAGCATCTCCTGAAGCATCTCCTCTGAGATCTGCCAAGAGAAAGAGAATGGCACCTAATGTTCCATCTGTACCAATTGACAATGTCTCTTTCCACTGTGTTGAATATGTTGACAGGTGGAAGTTTGTAGTCAAAAGAAGAATGGCCATTGAAAGGAACCTAACTGAAGAATTTTTGAAATGTCAAGACATTGTGCATTTGCTAGAGGAAGCAGGACTGCTGAATACTGTCTCTAAGTTGGGAAACTGCTTTGACAAGTTGACCAGAGAGTTCCTGGTAAACATCCCAGCTGACTGTGATAACCCTCTGAGTCCTGAGTACTTAAAAGTATATGTGAGAGGCAAATGTGTGGATTTCTCACCAGTTGTCATCAATGAATATCTGGGAAGAAGTACTGCTCCTGCAGCTGAATTAGAGACATCTATGAATGAGATATGCAGGACCATCACTGGTGACAAAGTGAAAGCATGGCCAAGGGCTGGAAAACTATCTGCTGCTAAATTAACCACAAAATATGCTCTGCTAAACAAAATTGGTGCAGCAAACTGGGTACCCACTACACATTCCAACAGTGTAGCTACAGGTTTGGCAAAATTCATATATGCTGTAGGTACAGGTACTGTTTTTGATTATGGCActcatatttttaatgcaacAATTCTCCATGGCTCTTCCACTGCTGTAAAAATGCCAATAGCCTTTCCCACTCTGATCTGTGGCATTATCTTGTCTCAACATCCTGACATTTGCACTAACTCTGATGTGCCTGTCTCTAGACCCTCAGCTTTAACCATGGATTTTAGATTATTGGAAGGAAAACATGCTGCAGACATTGCTGTAGCATCTTTGAAGACACCAGCTGTAGGTATGACCAAGAGACAGATGATTGCTAATCTCAGGGAGGTTAGTAACATGCTAGGTGAGAAGAAGGAGCTGGTAGATGGTGTAATCCAAGCCTTGGAGCTTGAGCAGTCACAGGTAAATGAAGATGGAGTTGGTCCTTCCCATGGTGCTTCTCATGATGATGATCTTGCAGGTGGTGACACTGTAGAAGAGGAGATGGCCTCTGATGAAAGCCCCTCCATATGA